The Nocardioides sp. S-1144 genome includes a region encoding these proteins:
- the ilvN gene encoding acetolactate synthase small subunit, with amino-acid sequence MSRHTLSVLVEDKPGVLARIAGLFSRRGFNIESLAVGPTEHPEISRMTIVVAVESSPLEQVTKQLNKLVEVIKIVELDPTNSVNRELVLVKVAATAENRGQVLDTVQLFRAKVIDVAPDAVTIQITGNSGKIGDFLAVLEPFGIRELVQSGQVAISRGSRSISERSLRPVTVPVPPVAG; translated from the coding sequence GTGAGCCGACACACCCTGAGCGTCCTGGTCGAGGACAAGCCCGGCGTCCTGGCCCGGATCGCGGGCCTCTTCAGCCGCCGCGGCTTCAACATCGAGTCGCTCGCCGTGGGGCCGACCGAGCACCCGGAGATCTCGCGGATGACCATCGTGGTCGCCGTGGAGTCCTCACCGCTCGAGCAGGTCACCAAGCAGCTCAACAAGCTCGTCGAGGTCATCAAGATCGTCGAGCTCGACCCGACCAACTCGGTCAACCGCGAGCTCGTGCTGGTCAAGGTCGCGGCCACCGCCGAGAACCGCGGCCAGGTGCTCGACACCGTCCAGCTGTTCCGGGCCAAGGTCATCGACGTCGCCCCCGACGCGGTCACCATCCAGATCACCGGCAACTCCGGCAAGATCGGCGACTTCCTCGCCGTCCTCGAGCCCTTCGGCATCCGCGAGCTCGTCCAGTCCGGACAGGTCGCGATCAGCCGGGGCTCGCGCTCCATCTCCGAGCGCAGCCTGCGCCCGGTCACCGTTCCCGTCCCGCCCGTCGCGGGCTGA